The following nucleotide sequence is from Ailuropoda melanoleuca isolate Jingjing chromosome 12, ASM200744v2, whole genome shotgun sequence.
TCTGGCATCGGGGCTAAGATGGCTTGAGTCCTTGCTGCAAGGGCACGAGGTCACTAAAAGATGGTACCCGTGACCCACACACTCTGCTGGAAAACAACTGCTTAACAGGTAACTGCTCTTCCTTAGGGCAGTCAGGTTATCAaacaggtgatttttttctttaataaagtaaGGCTCGAGTAGTAAAGTCTCCATTACAGGTTAGGAGACTTGGCTTCTAGTCCTGGTCCACAACCTGTGGCCTTGATAAGTCTTCCCTCTCTCAAGCCCTCATTTTTCACCTGAATGTAAGGCGAAACCAGTGTATGTCTCCGAGCCCGGTGCCCAGAGGCTACTGGACTAGTGAAGGGGGCCGAGAGTAACAGAGTCTGAGTGGGGGAACTCTCAGGCCTCCCCTTCCCTGGTTCCAATACAGTTTCCCTTCACCTCTCATTTATTAGGgtttgaaatacaaattttctcCAACAGACAGACTGGAGTAGGAAGTAACCTTGGCAAGGCTTATTTTTCTCTGGCTGAGTCTCTTAGAGACAAGACAAGCATAGCAACTGAGCATTCCCACCAGTCACCGTCTTCTTGACCCCCACCCCTCAAGTATGTAGAAGGCAGCAGACTGCAGAGGAAGCGTATGGGCGATTAAACCAGATGAAGCTAGGCTTAAATTCAAGTTCTATCCTATGTGGGTTGAATGACCGTGGGCAAATCACTCCCTGCTTCCAACTTCAGACTCCTTCCCTGCAAGATGTTCTCACAGATAAGTGTGACTGTTACAAAAACGTAAGAAAGTTCTTGAGACAAACTAGACAAACACCAGCTATCCACTCcaaccacccctctccccacgtCTGTTGGCTAAGCCAGAATTCAATTCTAAGTGGGTGTCAAGGTAGCTCTCCTTATGAGGCTGCCTACCCCCAGGATCTTCTCCAACTCTGCAATTGGGTCTGGTCCCCAGGAACCACCCTCCTCTACTGCCCTGGAGATCATGCCTTTCCCAGACCTGCATTTGCCCTCAGGGATTTGTAGTGAGAGAACAGATGGCCTTGGGGGAGATGGCTCACATCAGGCCAGAAGTGGGGGGCAGAAGTGGTgagaaaaaattctgaagattTTTCCAAATGTTCCTACCACCAATTCAAACAACTTCAGGTTTTTCTGTGGGGCTGTGGGGACCTCTAGTGGCAAGACAGCCACACCGCTTCCCATCTAGCACCAGGGTGAAGTCCCTGCTCCCTGAGCCAGACCCTCGGACTCCAGGTCCTCTTCAGTAAATGTCTACTGGGCTCCTACTACTTGACAGGCCCTGTTCTGGATGCTGAAAAAGCCATAAAAAGTCAACTCCCAAATTCCACCCCACACAGTTGGGCCAGACAAAAACATGTAAATGTTCAGTCTTTATTGACTGTTTCATCTTGGGGCCACCAGCACTAACAggtggaaggtgggggtggggtggggcacctTTTATGCTTATCAACGATCCCAGAGCGACCCCCTcggaagagaaaataaatccaGTTACAGAACTTACATGGCGGTTAGGAGAGGTGAAGGAAGGGGCACAGTATCTACAGAGACTTAAGAGGATGTTGGAGGACGTTCTTCAGCAACAGGGCCTGGTGGTGCTGAAGAGGGAAAAGGGGCAGGGTCAGCCACTGATCTGTACCCCCTCGGCCTCAGCCAGAGGATAGATCTCAATGGCCTCCACCAGGGGCAGCGCCTCCATGGCAGTCTCCATGACGGCCAGACCAACGGCAGCCTCGGCTTCTGCCAGCTGCTGCCGCACGGCTGCctgatgctgctgctggtgggTCTTGCGGTGCTTCCATAAGTTGGAGAAGGAGCGGTAGCTCTTGCCACAGTCAGGGCAGGAGTAAGGCCGCTCCCCCGTGTGAATGCGGCGATGCTCTGCCAAGCGCATGGAGATGGCAAAGGCCTTGCCACACACTTCGCAGGCAAAGGGCCGCTCGCCTGTGTGCAGGCGCCGGTGGTCCTTCAGGTGGGTACTCTGACGGAAGGCCTTGCCGCAGTCCGGACACGGGTACGGCCGCTCCCCCGTGTGGATGCGCCGGTGCACCTGCAGCGAGGTCTCTGTGCTGAACAGCTTCTTACACTCGCTACATTCCAGGCCCCGGCGGCGGGCAGGGGCGGCGGGGGCTGCAGGGGCCGTGCCCCCCAGGGTGGTTGGGGAGGCAACCGGCGTGCGCGTGGCCCGGGGGGCTCGTGGGGCCGGGGGCTCCTTAGCCAGGACCTCGCCCGGCCCAGCAGCTGCATGGGCCGCCTCGTGCGCCTGCAATCGAGCCGCTGAGCCCACTTTCTTGCCACAGGTGCCGCACTCGAAGCGCCGGGGGGCCTGGGCCGCAGCAGCGGCACAGCGGTGCTCCCGGAGCCGCAGCGAGGAAGGGAAGGCGGCCCCGCAGGATGGGCAGCGGTGGGGCTGGCGGCCGGCATGGGCCACGAGCTGGTGCACCTCCAGCAGCCGGCGCAGCAGGAAGGAGCGGGGGCACTCGCGACACTTGTAGGGGTACTCGCCCGTGTGATGGTAGCGGTGCATGAGCAGGCGGTAGGGGCGGTGAAAACGCACCCCACACTCCTGGCAGCGGTAGGGGAAGTGCTGGGCATGCACCAGGCGATGCTGCCGCAGGGTGGAGCTCTGCGTGAAAGCCTTACCGCAGTCCCCACACCGGTAGGGCCGCTCCCCTGTGTGAGTGAGCCGGTGGCGGGCCAGGTTGGCAGGTGAGTTGAAGGGCTTGGAGCAGtctgggcaggggaagggccgTTCACCCGTGTGTGTGCGCAGGTGGTTACGCACGTGGGACTTCTTCTTAAACATCTTGCCACAGATGCCACACTTATGGCGCCGCTCCAGCCGATGCACAAAACGCTGGTGCCGGGTTAGCTGCAAGGCCTTGCCAAACTCGCGGCTACACAGGAGGCAGCGGTAGGTGCCCGAGGCAGCTGGCCCTCCCGAGCTCTCTTCAGTCACAGGAGGCTCTGGCGCCTCGGACTCTCCAGTCTCTGCCGGGGCTGGCTCAGGGAACCCAATGACAGGCTCCTCGGGGGGAACCGGTGTGGTGGGCAGGGGGACGCCCCCCGCCCCGTGTGTACGCCGATGATACAGGAACTTCGTGAGGTTGACAAAGGTCTTTCCACATGGACACGAGTGCAGAGGATTCGGGGTGTGGGCTCGCCGGTGGGCCAGGAGCAGGGCCTCTGTGCCAAAGGCCAGGCCACAGTCCACACACAGGAAGTGAGACTCACTGCTGTGGTCTCCGAGGTGCTGGTCTAGACTGGAAGGGCTGGGGAAGACGCGACTGCACAGAGGGCACTTAAAGACGCCCTCCCGGTGACTCCGCAGATGCTGCTGTAGCTGGTGAGGTGAGAGAAAGAGCTGGTCACACGCGGAGCAAaagagctcctgggtggctgtcCCGCCCAGCTCTCCACTGTTGTTCCTCCGGGCCCTGCGCCCCCGGCGATCGCGCCCAATGGCTTCGCCGTTGCGCAACTCATAACTGTGGTCAGAGGATGGCAGGGGATCAGGCTGGGACACAGGAACCTCTGTGGGTGATGGAGTCAGGGTCTCCTGCTGCAAGGCAGGCTCTTCTGACTCTGGGACCGGGGCAGGGAAGTGGGTGGCCTGGTGCTCCAGGAAGTCggctggaagctggaagagctGCGAGCACTCGGAGCACTTGTAGAGGAGCAGCTCCACCTCAGTCACCACCTCAGTGGTGGCGGTGGCGGCAGAAGGGAcagctgccccttccccaccctcctctgccTTGCGGTAGGAGTGCTCCACGGCCACACGGGCCTGGCCCACAGGGGGCCCCAGGACCACCGGGGACCCCAGGACCACCGGGCCCGGAGGCTTGGTGGGAGTGCCCCGGAGGTGTGTCTGCCGGTGGTTCAGCCAGAGCTCCTGGCTGGCGAAGAGAGCCTTGCAATCCACACACTCGTAGTGGATGGTACTAGAGCTCAGTGTGGGTGCCTTGGGTGGCGGCTCTGCAGGCACTGCCTCCGGGGGAGCCATCATCTTCAGGTGCAGCTCCTGGTGCTCCAGGAGCTGGCTAGGGGACATGAGCAGCTGTCCGCACTCCAGGCACTGGTACTGGCTCTCCTGCACCAGGGTCTGATAGAGGCCCGTGCCGGAAGCTGCCTCTGTGGCTACCGTGACTCCAGGGTCAGCCACGCCTACCAGCTCAAAGTGCTGCTGGGGCACATGGGAGTTCTGGTGCATGAGCACCTCCTCCAGGGACCCATATAGCTGGTTGCACTCGGAGCAGACATAGCGGTGCTCGATGTACAAGACCGTCTCCTCGGATTCCTCGGTCATGGTGGCAGCAAGGCCCTGGGCTGTGAAAAGAAAGAGGTGGGGACAAATCCCAGCTAAACTGCTGTTTCCTCGGTCCTTCTTAGGGacaattttttccctttagcaCTCCCCGCCCAAACCTTGTATGTATTTTACTCTCTAACTTCTTGCTTCCATTTACCAgtcccacccccctcccaagcAATCCTTCCTCCCCTGAACACACAAGACTACCAAGCACAGAGCCTTCCCAGCAGTCCCTTCCCAGAATCTACCCAAGTCTCACCTCTGAATCAACGCGCATCAAACTCCACCCACCAGATCCTCGTAACCTGTCCAACCCCTCACCTCCCATGCCTCTCACCAGGCCCAGAGCCACGCGCATCGCACGGGAACCTATGTCCCCTGCACTTGAGCCTTCTTCCGCTGACTTCCTCTCCTTACCAACTCAGTACCCCATTCCTGCTCCTCGGCGCCTGGGGGAGTCCTCACAGGCCCTAACTGCCGCCCTTCTCCCAGCCCCGCTCCTCCTCTGTTCCCTCCTCTAGGTTCCTGACATCTTTTTACACCAGAGGACTCAAACTGCCCCAAGGCCCCGCCACTTTCTATGCATGGTACAGCCCTTCTCCTTTACATAGGCCTGTTAcacactgtctctccctctggtgCCCAGATCCCTCACATCATACTCACCCAACCAGCTTGTGTCATGTTGGCCTAACCCATCACTACACCTACACTTTTCCCTCCTTGACCACTTCCCCATGATACCCAGCTCCCCCTCTTCAAAGTACTTAAACTTCTCTACAAATCAAAGCCCTCTCCCACAGCCCTAACCTCCTATCCAGAATACTCAGCCCCACTTCACAAAAGCCTAACCTCTTCTTCACACCTACATGCTGTCACCCCAACTTGTGTCTTAGGCACTCTTCACAGTAATTACTTCTTTACACTGAGACCTCACCTACAATTCTAATCCCCCCTGGGGTACCCAGATCCCCTCTTCTACCCCAACCACTACAGGGATGCCCCAGGTGCCTCTTCATATCAACCTCAGcccctcttctttaaaaaatgaccccGCCTAACCCATTTCAGGGATGTCCAGATGTGGTCTTCACGTCAACTTAAACCCTTCTTTACAAATCCATGTGCCTAACCCATGCCAGGGACACCCAGACCCCCTTTCACATTAAAATACCCAAGcttttcttctttgcaaaaaGACCCTTTCCCACCCTAGACCATTCTAGGGATGCCCAGATCCCCTCTTTATATCAGCATAAACCCCTCTTCTTTGCAAAAAGACCCAACCCTGCTCTAACCCATTCCAGGGATGCTCAGACCCCCTCTTCGTAACAACTTAGTCTCTCTCCTTTGCAAAAAGATCCCAGCACATGCTCTAACCCAATCCAGGGAGATCCAGACTACCCTTCACAAAGTCTTAAACTTTCATACATACTCCCCCCATTGCCCAAATCCCTTTTAGGAACACCCAGACACTACCTTCTTATGCTGAACCCCTCCGCCCCCCAAGTTAGACAGAGGATAGCCAGGCCCCTCTTCCTCTCACCAGCTTACTACACTGGGGATACCCAGACCCCCAACTTCTTGTCAACCTAACAGCTCATTCTCATTCCAGCGATACCAGGACCTTCCTCTACTTAGCACAGGGACCTTTCCACCACCCTAACCTTCTCCAGGGATACCCAATTACCCCTCTTCACCTTGACCTAATTCCCTGtacttttcaaaaacattacCTCTACCCAACCTATCCTAGGGACACCCAGACATCCTTTTCACGTAACATAACCCTTTGCACAGAGACTCCTCTCAACCCATTCCAACGGTACCCCCCCAATTCCTCTTCACATTAATGTAACCCCATTCTCAATACCCGGACCTCTGCCTCAGCTCCAAATCCTCCCTCCAGGTATATTCGTTTGCTAATATCTTTTCACACCAAGCCCCTCTCCCTGGTCTAATTCCTTCCAGACGTAACTGTGTTTATCTCTTTATAtgttaacttaattacctctcttCTCACGCCCTAACCCCCTCCCCGGACACTCAAGCCCCCTCTAACCGACCACCCCGCTTCGGTCCTGGCCGGCCCCACCACCAGACCTTGGCCCGGATACCCCCCTGGAGCCTGGGAAACTCTCCCCGGGGCAGCTCTAACacctcccttcccacccaggTCCCTCCCAGCCCCCGGCCCGNagggggagggggggagccgGGCCGGCCTGTCGCGCGCCCGCCCGCACTCACCCGCCTCCGCCGTCTCGCACGTCCCGGGCCTAGGCCCGGGCCGCCGCTCCCCTTGCGCGGCCACCCTACCGCTGCGCCCTCTCTAGCTCCCGCCGTCGCCTCTCGTCTGCTCCGCAGCCTCGCTGTCGCCCCCAATCGCCCTCAGCAACGCCCCGCCTACCTTCCTCCTCGGCCGCTCCGCGAGCGGCCGAACGCGCCCAATCAGCGTCCGTCTGCCTCCTGCCGTTTGGCCAATCGACGCTCACGTCTCTGAGACTTGGGCCAATAGTATGGAACGTCGGGATCCGCCGCAGTGCCCAACCAATCCTCCAGCGATGTCCCCTCACGGGCCGGCCCCCGGGCTGATAGTGTCCGCCCCCTTAAGCCCCCTGGAGGAtgctcctcctccagcttctcctcGACTCCGCCTGACGCCTGAAGAAGGGAGGGCAGCGCGGTGACCTCAGGCGGCGGAGCGAGGCTGCGGGCGCCATCTTGGGGGCTCCGGGCAGGAGTTGggttgggttggggggggggaattggAGAAATTGAGGCACACGGCACCcagagggtgggggcgggggagctgtGGCGCAGGAACCCCCGAGGAGTGAAGGGAGAAAGTGAAGCATCTGTCAACGCTTAGCGGGGAGGGAAAACTGCAGCACCAACCACGTGGAGGGAgtaaaaagggaaactgaggcaccagacTCCTTTTATTAGAAAGAGGAACGAAGGCagtaagaaagaaggggagaaagaccgAGGGACTCttgagggaggggaaaggagaaatgtCAAAGGGGAAGCAAGGAGCGCGGGGTtctgagggaaggaggaaaacgtgaagaagggaggaaatggaaaatggaataaagaaaaagcaaggacAGCTTCATTGGAAGAAACGGGGAGTGTGGGGGGTAGAAGACCTGAAGGACAACTAGGGTGAGAACCTGCAGAAAGTGACCCTGTAGCAGATGGACTCTGCTCTGCTACCTTCCAAGGTGCCTTCCTCCTTAGGCTGACCCAGGGCGACTCAGAGGGTAGAGTCTCCCTTTGTCCAAGGGACCCTGCCCATTCCTATTCATCTCCTCTTCAGCGTGCTGTTATGTTTCCAGAGCTACTCTGTGAACGCAAGGACTGGGAAGCTGCAAGAGATTCACTTGTTCTAACTagctgtgccccccccccccccccctttccaaatgaaaaaactgGGTCCCCAGGGAGTTGGTTTTTTTCNNCCCCCCCGctatttctcaaatgaataaactgagtctcagaggagTTGGTTTTTTACCTTTCTGAGGCTAAAAGCTACTGAgggggacgtctgggtggctcagtcggttaagtgtataccttcagctcaggttatgatcccagggtactggaaTCGAGTCGcttgtcgggctccttgctcagcgggaagcccatttctcctccctctgcctgctgttccccctgcttgtgctctctctccctgtcaaaaaaacaaaaacaaaaacccttggggcgcctgggtggcacagcggttaagcgtctgccttcagctcagggcgtgatcccagcgttctgggatcgagccccacatcaggctcctctgctgtgagcctgcttcttcctctcccactccccctgcttgtgttccctctctcgctggctgtctctatctctatcgaataaataaataaaatctttaaaaaaaaaaaaacccaaaacaaaaaaacacaactactGAGGGACCCCAAATACAGAGCAGGACAGGTCTGACTCTTTGGTCATCACCTTTGCTGTGTCCTTCAAATGGTTTCTAACTGGGTGTCCTAACTTTCCACTAAATTAAAATCCCTAACACCAATCCTGACCTGGCCACTTCCTAGCTATTGTCTTGGACAATTCAActcccctgtgcctcagtttcctcatctgtgaaatgaggataatagccCCTGTGTCATGGTTGTGAGGCACAGAGTAAATGCtatgtaagaattatttttattaggacTTCAA
It contains:
- the ZNF574 gene encoding zinc finger protein 574 isoform X1, with product MGKWSRREKCRCSDGLGQHDTSWLAQGLAATMTEESEETVLYIEHRYVCSECNQLYGSLEEVLMHQNSHVPQQHFELVGVADPGVTVATEAASGTGLYQTLVQESQYQCLECGQLLMSPSQLLEHQELHLKMMAPPEAVPAEPPPKAPTLSSSTIHYECVDCKALFASQELWLNHRQTHLRGTPTKPPGPVVLGSPVVLGPPVGQARVAVEHSYRKAEEGGEGAAVPSAATATTEVVTEVELLLYKCSECSQLFQLPADFLEHQATHFPAPVPESEEPALQQETLTPSPTEVPVSQPDPLPSSDHSYELRNGEAIGRDRRGRRARRNNSGELGGTATQELFCSACDQLFLSPHQLQQHLRSHREGVFKCPLCSRVFPSPSSLDQHLGDHSSESHFLCVDCGLAFGTEALLLAHRRAHTPNPLHSCPCGKTFVNLTKFLYHRRTHGAGGVPLPTTPVPPEEPVIGFPEPAPAETGESEAPEPPVTEESSGGPAASGTYRCLLCSREFGKALQLTRHQRFVHRLERRHKCGICGKMFKKKSHVRNHLRTHTGERPFPCPDCSKPFNSPANLARHRLTHTGERPYRCGDCGKAFTQSSTLRQHRLVHAQHFPYRCQECGVRFHRPYRLLMHRYHHTGEYPYKCRECPRSFLLRRLLEVHQLVAHAGRQPHRCPSCGAAFPSSLRLREHRCAAAAAQAPRRFECGTCGKKVGSAARLQAHEAAHAAAGPGEVLAKEPPAPRAPRATRTPVASPTTLGGTAPAAPAAPARRRGLECSECKKLFSTETSLQVHRRIHTGERPYPCPDCGKAFRQSTHLKDHRRLHTGERPFACEVCGKAFAISMRLAEHRRIHTGERPYSCPDCGKSYRSFSNLWKHRKTHQQQHQAAVRQQLAEAEAAVGLAVMETAMEALPLVEAIEIYPLAEAEGVQISG
- the ZNF574 gene encoding zinc finger protein 574 isoform X2 is translated as MTEESEETVLYIEHRYVCSECNQLYGSLEEVLMHQNSHVPQQHFELVGVADPGVTVATEAASGTGLYQTLVQESQYQCLECGQLLMSPSQLLEHQELHLKMMAPPEAVPAEPPPKAPTLSSSTIHYECVDCKALFASQELWLNHRQTHLRGTPTKPPGPVVLGSPVVLGPPVGQARVAVEHSYRKAEEGGEGAAVPSAATATTEVVTEVELLLYKCSECSQLFQLPADFLEHQATHFPAPVPESEEPALQQETLTPSPTEVPVSQPDPLPSSDHSYELRNGEAIGRDRRGRRARRNNSGELGGTATQELFCSACDQLFLSPHQLQQHLRSHREGVFKCPLCSRVFPSPSSLDQHLGDHSSESHFLCVDCGLAFGTEALLLAHRRAHTPNPLHSCPCGKTFVNLTKFLYHRRTHGAGGVPLPTTPVPPEEPVIGFPEPAPAETGESEAPEPPVTEESSGGPAASGTYRCLLCSREFGKALQLTRHQRFVHRLERRHKCGICGKMFKKKSHVRNHLRTHTGERPFPCPDCSKPFNSPANLARHRLTHTGERPYRCGDCGKAFTQSSTLRQHRLVHAQHFPYRCQECGVRFHRPYRLLMHRYHHTGEYPYKCRECPRSFLLRRLLEVHQLVAHAGRQPHRCPSCGAAFPSSLRLREHRCAAAAAQAPRRFECGTCGKKVGSAARLQAHEAAHAAAGPGEVLAKEPPAPRAPRATRTPVASPTTLGGTAPAAPAAPARRRGLECSECKKLFSTETSLQVHRRIHTGERPYPCPDCGKAFRQSTHLKDHRRLHTGERPFACEVCGKAFAISMRLAEHRRIHTGERPYSCPDCGKSYRSFSNLWKHRKTHQQQHQAAVRQQLAEAEAAVGLAVMETAMEALPLVEAIEIYPLAEAEGVQISG